Proteins encoded in a region of the Scrofimicrobium sp. R131 genome:
- the pyrE gene encoding orotate phosphoribosyltransferase, protein MNVPRETAADLLSINAVFLRPQEPFTWASGIKSPIYCDNRLILSAPEVRTRIENRLAELIQIEFPTAQVLMGTATAGIAHAALAAERLHLPMGYVRSGAKSHGRGNQIEGRLEPGARVVVVEDLISTGGSSLEAVESLREAGAEVLGIAALFTYRMSKADERMGAAGVKAVALSNLDELVEVAVESGYLAADQGPSVLQFRDDPAGWEGRFA, encoded by the coding sequence GTGAATGTTCCACGTGAAACAGCCGCTGATCTGCTGTCGATCAACGCGGTCTTCCTGCGACCGCAAGAGCCCTTCACCTGGGCCTCTGGGATCAAGAGCCCGATCTACTGCGACAATCGGCTGATCCTGTCGGCCCCCGAGGTTCGAACCAGAATTGAGAATCGTCTGGCCGAATTGATCCAGATCGAGTTCCCCACCGCCCAGGTGCTGATGGGGACCGCCACGGCCGGAATTGCCCACGCGGCGCTGGCGGCCGAGCGGCTGCACCTGCCGATGGGGTACGTCCGATCCGGCGCCAAGTCCCACGGGCGCGGAAACCAGATCGAGGGCCGGCTCGAGCCGGGCGCGCGCGTGGTGGTGGTGGAGGACCTGATCTCCACCGGCGGCTCCAGCCTGGAAGCGGTGGAAAGCCTGCGCGAGGCGGGCGCCGAGGTACTGGGGATCGCTGCCCTGTTCACCTACCGGATGAGCAAAGCTGACGAGCGGATGGGTGCGGCCGGGGTGAAAGCCGTGGCCTTGTCCAACCTGGACGAGCTGGTCGAAGTGGCGGTGGAAAGCGGCTACCTGGCAGCTGACCAGGGCCCGTCAGTCCTGCAGTTCCGCGACGACCCGGCCGGTTGGGAGGGCAGGTTCGCATGA